The genomic segment AAATCTTAATTTTATCTTGACCTTTAACAGCTTGGATCTACAAGATATCAAGGCTAGATGGGAAAGGTAGCATCTGCTAGGTAGGTCATATATAGGACGCCATTTGGTATACAGCTGTGCAATCTCATTATTTTATcattaaaactacagtatttacAATAAGACAACAAGAAAGCCATTTCACTTTGTAGAGGGCAGTCTGCTACGAATCCACTGGGTTTACAATAAACTTTGCTAATAAAAGACAAATGCTGTATCTTTCAGGTTCTTTAAGCTATTTCAGGGTAATCATGTTTCTCTAAAtccacttttcaaacactttcaTTGTTGGGGGGAACAAATTACATTTAGTTTACAGGAACAGACTCAAACTTTTTGAACAAACTGTAGACTAAAATGAAGGATAAACTGCTTTATCCTGCTCTTATTATGTAATGGTGCAAGATTTATTTTGGGTCCATGGATGTTTTTGTTCAGTGTGCTGTAGGttttttttgtctcaaatgttagaaatttctattttaaacaCAAATATACCTGTTGATGTATTGTCTTGTGTCTTTGTGTTCAACAAAACCACTGCTAGTTGAGCCATGACTTGAATATACTCTTCTCAGGGCTGCTCTTGTGAAGAATTAAAAGAGCTTGAgttgattattttaacaaagcTGCTTGAAAGTCTTACAGGGTTTTGTATTCCATGGATTTATAGCATGCCTACGATGCAAGTAGAATTCTAGTATATTTGAATGTTAGTCTAAAGCAGTCAAACATTTTAACCAAGCTGCTTTTGTGACTAGTTGACATAATTTGACTGCAGTAAGCTTTAAATATTGGATCATCATGTATCTGAGGACTTTAATAAAACAAGCTGTGCATAAATGTTCCTTTCTGTGTAAAGTACAAGACTGTCAAACGTTATAATGAACCTGTTTCAACAGAATAATCCATAGACTGATCTCTGTGGCTTTTTACTTACATTGTGATATCTAGGCTTTGTAGGACTCTGAATTCTCATCAGTGACTGTTCCATTGAAAACTGGACATGTTACTGTAAACAAACAAGGAACAGATTTTTGTATTTGTCACATGTGGATGTTCAGATACGTATGCAATTTACCTACTGGCTAGTAAATGGGTGCACTGCTCATTGAGTGACCttgactttaaaagaaaaacttgaaaggtttgtacttttttgcatttctgtaaCAGTAAGGTATTCATGTGTTATAAGAGTTCTTGGCTTTTAACTTTTATTGAAATGTTGAGTTATGATCTGGGATATGGTAATGAGAATAAAGTCTAAAGGCAACTTGTCTTGCTTTCTCTGCTACCAGCTGTCATTTTTCTGCTACCAGCTGTGCCTGGTCCTACAAATGTACACTAGTGCCAAATGTATACTAGTACTCCATATGTACCAAAAGGTTGCCACAGTAGTTCTCATTTAACTAGCACACAAGCAAATATCTTCCTTGTCTTTTCACAAAATAATACTAAACGGCATTATGTAGGTGTAGAGAAAGTGATTGATCATACACACTTGTCAGataagagctttttttaaaaaaggactcaaaacAGATTTTTCTTCACAACTTTCTGCCTGCTGTGTTGAAGAATAATTGGTGTCGAAACCTGTGCAGCTCTTACAGACTTGTTACCTGAATATACTGAAAATGAGGGCCTGTGTCACATATCTGccgctagtaaaaaaaaaaagagtaaaatatcattatttttaataaacacaAATTCTATGTTGTGGTTAATGCAATATATCTCAACCCAgtcagggagagagggagaaggaaggaaagcagcagGCGACTAACCCATTCTGGCCCGTAAAAGCTTACACAACAGTGGTTTTGTTATCTTTGGTTATCACAATAGCACACTAATTGAGAATGATTTTTGGTATCAATGAGGTTGAAAAAGATACTACTGTATGTATATAGTAATAATTTCTGATCTTCTCCATTCTGTCAGTATTCAGAGTGATTTCCAATAATACCATAAACTATAAGATGCTGTTCTGTATCAAAAAGTAAAATGGGGAACTTTACAACCCAGAGACTGATAAAAATTTAGTGTAACAGTGCGGCTTTTATTAACTCCAAAGACTGCTAACCTCCCGGTGAGATCCCAAGTTGTAGCACAGCTGTATAAAAGACTCCCTTGGGTGATAAAAGACATAATAGAACTTTAGATGAAGCACATGAGCATTGGGCTGGTTCATATAGGTCAAGGCAATTTTTCCAGTGTTCATTAATTGTGTTTCTCTTCTACCAGACTTTGGATGTCATTATTTGgctattttgactttggatgTGGCAGTTCCCAATGTGATACATTCAAACCAGCCTCCAAGGTTTCCAATAAGTTCCTTCCCACactatttttcctgttttaactTGAATTATCAACTGTAACAATCTTAATTTTTCTCATTACATGCCTGAGGAATTCTAGTTTTCTGCATTATGCATTCTATTATTTTGTCATATTCTCAATCCAAGAATTCAACAATTTTTTGATGGATTATTGTAATTCGTCAGACGATTTAACACAACATGGcacaaatagattttaaaaacctttttatcTCACTGTGTCAATCAGTTTATCAAGCAAGGTATTGGCactgaagttttattttattaatatgcaattttctttttgcatttctattcATCCTGGCTCTACAGATTTCAGTCATGCACCCTTTAGAGTTTCTCTTATACTAGGATTCAACAAGACTTTATGTGCCCACACATGCTTTAATAAAGCACATCAATAGCAGGATACCCTTCGTCAAGAGTTAAAATGATTTATATGCTGGTTCTTTTTGGATTCTTTTTCTTCATCCCTCATGCATATAAATATACTATACTGTATACAAACAAGTCTGTGCACCATGCAATAAAATTGCTCCAAACGTTTTGGATTTTAAGACTACTGATTCTGGTACATGAAACAGACTAATGTGCTATCAACCTTAAATTGGTAAGAATTGCAACTGGCCCTGCCCTACACCCGCTGTGGTAGTGTTCCTACCAAATTGGTAGTTGGCATCCAGGCATGAAAAAGTTCTCAGCCTGTGATTTAAAGGCACAGTAAACCTACCTAAACATTCTATTCGAATTAGAGAGGCAACACAAAGCTACTGTCCTTGGATTTTAATTGATAGAACAAACCTTTATTTTGGTGCATCTTCTGTCTCCTGAAGGTATTTGTTTTTGTCTGACCTTTTGGCAGTCCCCTGTCTCttcactatattttaaaaacacattcttcTTCACTTCAGTTGTCCTACACATGGAGGaattggaagaggaagaaagaaatcttttttttaaggtaCAGAAAACCATTGAAACCAAAGCAGACGTTGTGTGGCTATCGGGCTTCAAATATAAGAAGCTCCAGCTATTATGAGCAACAATAGTCAGCAGTTCGTGTAGTTACAACCTTGGATGCCTGTgaacccaaaattgggaaccacttaGATAGACTAAGAGACACGTTTGttattgtgccatcaagtcatttctgacttaaagCAACCATAAAAGAATTGTAAAGGCATGGCAGATGTTGAAGACATAGTTTGCTATTGCTGCCCCAAGGACTTTCCATGTttgaatgggaatttgaacccaggactcctccATCTTAATCTGACGGTCTACTATGATATCCTGGCTCGCATTTTTAAGATCACACGTTGATTATTAGATTGCAGTTGCTTAGGTTTACGGCCAGTTCCACCTTTATTTTTTAGGCCAatcaaaagattttaaaaagcatgtagaGGGACACAGAATTGAGAGGCTACTCTTCATCTGGCAGATATAGAAAGTAAGCATGATGGGGGGAGAAAGTGGCGGTTGTGGGAGAAACTGAGTGTTCATATCCTTGTTCTCTGCCtgttgtttcagaaatgaattgactccctaaaggaagccacagccttggtttgataagagctgagcaaggcaatCTTCTCAGCAGCAGTTTGAACACTGGAGGTTTCTTCGCATGCCTAAGAAAACTGGCAGGAAATAGTAACGGAAATCCGGATCGCGCGTAACTCTTTCCATTTCCTAGCTCTATCTTTGCTTCCTCCGTTTCACGCTGTACGTAACGCGTCACAGCTGGAGCGGTATAAAAGGAGGGCCGCGAAGTGGTTTCTGTCTTTCGCGAGGCCACGCTATCATGGCGCCGGTGAGTTCTTTTGCTTGCGGGGAACGTGTGGCCGAAAGCGGACGGTCCTGGGAATTCAACTTACTCTTTTCGGCCAAAAGTTTGGCTACAGTGGTTCTCTATAAAGCTGCGTCGCCTAGAAATCGGGGTGGCCTTTTCGGAGCCAGCCTCTCCCTCACTTCTCTTCGGAGGAAGCCCCATTGATTTCTCAGGGCTTTAATTCTTAGGAATTTCTGATCGAGCTAAATTCTTTGTTTTTGAAGGAATTTGTGTATTGGGTTCCTGGGTTTTATCCGTGTACCGCTAAGGTAGGCTGAGCTTTCAGATCACGGCTGAAATGTTAGGGTAGGGAGTTTTGGAGGTGGGTCTCCCCGGAGGAAGGATCACATATATAGCCATTTAGGAAATAATATAGCCTCCTAGTAGTTGGTACATTGAACACACACAAGGGTCCTTTCCTGGCTTTTCAGTAGGGCTGACAAGACCATAAACCCCAAAAAGCttcctggtgcagtggttaaactgcagtacttcagtcaagactcagctcatgacttgagtttcaTCCGAACCGGTTCAGGTaacaggctcaaggttgacttagccttctgaggttggtaaaatgagtacctactcctgttctctgaagatgccagccacagagactggcgaaacattaggaagaataaccttcagaacatggccaaagagcctgaaaaacccacaacaaccattagatcccagctgtgaaagcctttgtgaatacgtAAAACATGTTAGTTTTTTTAATGCCACAGCATTCTTCATAGAATCATGTAATAACAGTTGGAAGGGACATATTAGTCtgcggaactccttgccacaggatgtagtgttGCCGTCTGACTTAGAAACCTTTAAAATGGGATTGGACAGAactctggaggaaaagtccattgcaggttacaagccatgatggggatgtataatatccaggcttaaaaggaaggtactccaaaatgccagatgcaggggaggggtatcaggagacaggtatctggctgtcttgtgtgctcccagagctATCTGGTGCcaaggccactgtgagatacaggaatcaGGACTAGATCCAACAGGGCTGTTCTTATGGCacataaagccattgagtccaaccccctcctcaagtgcagaaatccaagttaaagtatTTCAGACAGAATGTTTCTAACAGTGGAGCTCATGATCTTCTGAAATAGTTGGTTCCATTTCCTTGTTTTGTAGCAACAGGTCAACAGGACTGCTCCTTCACAGGTATAGTTACAAggaaaattttgtttgtttggacagATGATCATATACTTATTTGCTACATTTTTGGCTCTATTAAGCTTGAGATAATATTTATGGCTCTCTTAAtcctcacaataaccctgtgagTTAAGTCTGTCTGAGAGAGAATGAGTGAACCACATCGACATGTCTCAGGCTGATATGTCATCCATCAGACAAGAATGAGTAGACAGATTCCTTGGTACATGTTTGTATTATGTTTGCAAGGTTGTTTCTTCTGCTTTGTATTGCTTTTTTCTGTCTCTTCAACCCATTTTGACAGACCATTGTAAATCCCTCCAATGTAATTTGCATGCCTGTAGCAAGGGAACTGGTGGCTGTCATCTTGGTTAGCACAGGGATACAGTGAACCACTTTGCCAAAGCAGAAGTGGGGAGCATGAAGCTTTCCTAGTGATGAATTGTGAGACCCATCATCCCTAAGAATTCTCAGGGCTGGCTAGGGCTACTATTAGTGTCTGCTCAACAGTGTCTGGAAGGCTACATATTCTTCACCCTTATGGAATAAGAAGATGCCTCTCAAATCCCAAATTGATCTCAACCACTTAATACTAGTACTCTGGAAGGTTTCCTGTCTTTATTGGATCTGGCTAAGTCCTGAGCTGTTTTAATTCAAGGAAAGACTCCTGTGAGTGGTATAGGGCTATGCATACTTGACATGGTtgatcaaattcccaacctctgcaaCCACATGCCTCGATCACTGAagtacaggggctggactccagccatagggtcccttatagttctgcacttctaagatgataattATGATAATCATAATCTGTCCTAATCAGCTGCTTTGTGTTTCCAAACTCGCTTTGTTATTTAGTACTGTGGCAACAATAGTGGTAAGTTAGCATTTTTCATGTCTGATTGGCAGTACTGTACTCAGGTGGACCAGTTATTTCACTCAACACAAGTCAGTTTTGTACTATGAAAGCAAAATTAGTGATAATTATGTGTGGAGTGTGCTGTAGTGGAAGTAGGGAAAGGGTCTTGATAGTGGGCATCTGGTGTTCAATTTCTGTGTTTTACATGATGTAGGtggtagttttttaaaataaaacttacaACAAGCTCAGTTGAATGGAGAATCCATAAGTGTTTGCAGTTGTTCTGAATATCTAGGCTCAATTGTCCTTAAATGAAGATCACAAATATATTTGGTTTTCTTTCAGCAAAAAGACAAGAAGCTAAAAAAGTCAGCTTGTAAATACAGCCTTGATCTCACCCATCCTGTAGAAGATGGAATCTTTGATTCAGGAAATTTTGTAAGTACTTTTGTCATTTATTGTTCTCTGATCTGGTTATAATGATGAAAATGGCAGTATGTACTGAACTTTGACACAGATGACACATTTTAATCCTTCAGGTTTCTTTTAATAGGAAGAAAATATTTGTGAGTTTTTAATTAAATGTTATGTTATTTAACCAAACTAACCTATGAATAGGACCAAAATTGTAAATTCTTGACTCATTAACTCAGTCTAGCCTCTACTTTTGTAATTAAccttattttattaataaaataagaGAGAATAAGGTTACTGATTCCTAGGCTACTGATTCTCCTACATTGGCCAGATTCATTCCCTACCAAATGACTGCATAGTTCCTTAATGTTTTCTTTACATCAAGGGCTGGTTAGAATCCTTTTGGTTTTAATGTTCACAAGCAAAATGTGGAAATCACAACAGTTAACTAAACAGTTAACTAAAGCAAATCAAGTTGCAAGGTCCTGTGATGAGAGGTGTGAGCAGGACTTTGTTAACTTGCTACTGTAACTACcatgtttttgcttttgcatgcataaaaaaccaacaggattttgacctatGTATTGAGATTTACAGTAGGATCAACATTTTATTGACAAGAATATTGTGTCTTGCTCAGCTACAATTTCTTGTTCTGTTTGCATGATTTCATTACTTTCTGTCACTGTAATAACAAGGATTATCTGGCTAGGGTCCCTTCCCTAGTTCCATAGCTAGGGCAACATTCCCTAGTgttgcatttttgtattttgttggaTTAGGAACAATTCCTGAAAGAAAAAGTTAAAGTCAATGGAAAAACAGGAAACCTGGGAAATATagttcacattgaacgttttaAGAACAAGATCACCGTGTCATCTGAAAGACAATTCTCAAAACGgtatgtgtgttttctttcataCAGTActctttttgatttgtttttagcTTCATTCTAAAGATGTACAGTAGGATGAGCAATAATAAttgaaatgtttcagaaataCTTTGGATCTGATGTTGGCTTTGCATTAGTGAAAAGTGCCATCTTCTGGTCTACTTAAGCCTGCATCACTTATGAATGATTCATCTGAAGTTGCAGGACTATGTGGGAAAGAATGGGATATGGCACAGAATATCAAGGAAAGGTGCTAAGGGGAGCCTTTAGCTCTCCAGGTTGTGTTAAGAGTGCTGCTCCCATTGAGCACtggctgtgctggatggggctaATGGGAGTTAGAGTCCAAAACTATCTGATGGGTTCACAGCTTGCCTACTCTTTTGCTAAGGGAAGGCCATTCCCCAAATGCTACTGGGTAGTAGTGAGGCATTTTGATTATGCAGTGTTGCTAAGATTGATGTATCTCTGTGTTTTGAATAATGTTTTTGTCTTACTTGGCATTCCACTGACTGTTCTCAGTTCCATTCAGGAGTGGATCAGCCTTTCTAAAAGGATAAGAAGATAGGTGGTGCTTTTATGTGTTACGATGGCGAAGCAATTTGGTGTTATCCTAAGCAGTTTGACTTGTTTAAAGGAAAATTAACTGATATCACCTGTATATATGTTTAGGATtgggattttaaatagttttcctATTACACTTTGGCCATACGTGGCCTAGTTTTCACCAACTCTGATGATTAAGTATGTCTTTTATAGTACCTTATAAATAATTATCACATATGTTGACAGTGTTCATATAGTGGTTGTGAGCTAAATTCAGTTCTTAGTCCTAGCTGAAAgagacttacagtggtgcctcgcttaacgatgataatccgttccaggaaaatcgccgttaagcgaaaacatcataaagcgaaataaaaaaacccattgaaacgcattgaaacctgttcaatgcgttccaatggggtaaaaactcacagtccagcgaagatcctccatacggtggccattttcgctgcctgtatagtgaggaatccgtccctaaacacagcggggagccattttaattacccaatggccattttgaaactgccgatcagctgttagaaaaacgtcattttgcgaagaatcggttcctgaagcagggaactgatcattgcaaagcaaaattcctccatttagaccatcattttgctatggcaaaaagattgtcgtaaagcggattcattgtaatgcagggcaatcaaagcgaggcaccactgtactaagtcaGCATGTATGTATAGACTTTTCATCCAGTGGTCTGCACTAGTTGGAACTAAGATTGGATTTCACCCATAGGAATCCAGAGTACTTCATATCATTAATTATAGTTCTTACGACTTTTATCAAGATAAGTCTGATTTATCCCAGTGTAGCAATTCGGGATGCAAGATCATAATGGCTTGCCTAAGCACTTTGGGGTTCACAATTGAGTTTCATAGCTACTCTGGTAGCCTAGCTTTGCATAAGAGTTAGTGATTCAGTAGATAGTCACTGAGGATTTTAGAGTCATCTCAGACTGCTGTCTTGTATCTTTATAAAAAGCTTCAGCTCTGATGACATTATGTGCATAAATTATTTGGCTTTGTGTATTAAAGGTATCTGAAGTATCTCACTAAGAAGTACCTGAAGAAAAACAACCTTCGTGACTGGCTGCGTGTGGTTGCATCTGACAAGGAAACCTATGAACTTCGATATTTCCAGATCAGCCATGATGATGAAGACTCTGAAGCTGAGGACTAAGATGTGCTTTTATGTAGAGTGTTATGTTCCTTGACTACCGGAGTGTACAGATGAACATCTATAGAATATATTAACTTATTATCAACTAAAGAACTTGTATACTCTATAAAATCTCCGATTGCTGTGGGCAGCTGAGATTTTTTGCTTCAAGGCTTCATTAAAAGTATGTCCTGATAGACTGCAATCTGTCattgacttgtgaaatgacatttCATTGAGCGTATCTTTATATACAGATACTTCTCAGTAATATATTAATGTTTAGTGTGCATATCTTGTCACGTGTAGTCAATCAGTTCTCAGTAGAACTGACCAGGCATGTTAGTTTTTAAAGAAGGATTTGTCCCGATATTTGTTGTAAAACTAAATGTGTGCTGTACATGAATAACCTTGCTGTTAAAAACAGGTTCAATTGGCAATAGCTGGCTTTTCTGGTTAGAAATTAATCAGAAGAGAATCATACTTTCAATTCTACCTTTTGTGTTGTAGCAAAATCTTTATGTGAGTGGATAATGCCTTCTGTCCCCAGACTTAGGAATTGGTATGCTTACAGTAAGAATTTCAACAGAATATTAATTCTCCAGATGGCATTTAGAAGTTCTATTAGCCTTCACTTCACCCACGTGTGTGCAGAATGGTGGTTTGCATTCTTTGTTTCCATGCCAGAGATAGCAAGTAGATACTGAATCTACTATTGAAGTAGTATGCTCCATTTTTAGCAACAGTAACTCAAGATCATGGACAAGGGATTCACTGGCAAAACCAAAATTAACATTAGAAGGGTGTGCGGTATTGTAATGCCTTCAAATCATAGCCCGTAGAAAAGTTTCAAATACCCTTTGGCATTTCTATTTGTAATATACCTCAGGTGGCCAAAAGTCAACCAGGCCGTAATGAAAGGCAAGGTATTAAATTGTGTAGGCCAAAACAGTAACTTACACAAAATTggtaaaatgaaatatttgtttttctaaacCTCATCAATAGAAGGGCAAATTTGTTTCGGATGGAAAGCCCACGGTAGAAAAGGGTCCTGTATCACTTTGTAGTATTTCTGACAATCGGTGAAATTGTCAGGATCATATGGAGGAAGAAATTTCCTAAGAGATGTTGATCTCATGTAGCTTCTGTTTTATGCATGTTGGAAATTAGCCACCAAGTCGGAACACTTTTAGTGCGGTGTGTCATGCAAATTGATGGCTATTTCATGTGACTGTTGAGTGCTTGCACATGCAAGGCAGAGGGCGCTCCTGATTCTTTTGAACTGGTGGGTACATTTGCAGTTTTGAACAAGCATTATGAGGTCAGGAAGTGCTGTCACAGTGGGCAGGGCTAATCACAAAACACCTTACAGAATGGTAGACAGGTGAGGCTAATAGACAAGTAACTTGTTGAAGAATCTGGAAACACCAGGACTTGATTCTGAGTGCCAAGCATGAATCCATGCTTTGAGCCTATAGTCTCTTATTGTTAATCATACTCTTCCCCCCCGTCACAGCTGATTTGATTCACTCGCCACAATTACTCATTTCATGGTCGCTTTCTTGCCACTACCTCAGAATGAAAACTCAGACTTTCACTTCCTCATTGAGTTGGGAGGTCTTGCAGAAACCTTTTGCTCTCTGTAGCAGATGTCGGGTTCATTCTTCCCACCCAG from the Pogona vitticeps strain Pit_001003342236 chromosome 3, PviZW2.1, whole genome shotgun sequence genome contains:
- the RPL22L1 gene encoding ribosomal protein eL22-like isoform X2 gives rise to the protein MAPQKDKKLKKSACKYSLDLTHPVEDGIFDSGNFEQFLKEKVKVNGKTGNLGNIVHIERFKNKITVSSERQFSKRYLKYLTKKYLKKNNLRDWLRVVASDKETYELRYFQISHDDEDSEAED
- the RPL22L1 gene encoding ribosomal protein eL22-like isoform X1, producing the protein MSTYSCSLKMPATETGETLGRITFRTWPKSLKNPQQPLDPSCESLCEYVKHQKDKKLKKSACKYSLDLTHPVEDGIFDSGNFEQFLKEKVKVNGKTGNLGNIVHIERFKNKITVSSERQFSKRYLKYLTKKYLKKNNLRDWLRVVASDKETYELRYFQISHDDEDSEAED